The Anopheles gambiae chromosome 2, idAnoGambNW_F1_1, whole genome shotgun sequence genomic sequence AGTGTAGAGTTCGCTAGGTTTCACACCGGTAGAGTTTGGTTGGTGTGACGCGTCTTCGAGCGTATTGGACGCCCACCGTGACAATAAGATAAACCTTGGTCGGTGGTTGTCAAAAAAGTAACTAGATTGACAACGCCAAGGACGGGAAATTTAAGGGGACGCCACTCGAATGCCGGAAAGTAACTAAGGTGGAGTGATTTGGAAATATAGAGAACCCAACAATTTTGGCGCAGCCGGTAGGATCTTTATGGTGAGTTTACTATATAGTAATTGAAGAAATAGAGAAGCCATGAACAGTTACAGAACCAGTaagaaaattgataaaatatcAAAAGAGATAAATTGAGGTGTGCAACGTGATGGTGTAGCATAGTTGAATTACCTCACTGTAAAGTAAGAAACTACtgtgcatttaaaaaaaagaacacattaattattaattggttATATTTTCAATGGCCATATTCATTTGgttaaaaacatataaatagaCATACGGAAAGTGTGGGTAAATTTTCCCTGTGATTTAGTTCAAGAACGTAACAGaacaatggaaaacaaatgtgAGGTTAGGATAAccacgttttttttgtttgcttggttTGCTTGGCGATAGTGAGGTCGGAGGATTTGTTTCGGTCCTGAATAATAATCGTGATGGGTGTGATATTGTTATTAACCCGAAGGATTTGTATTAACTATTGGCAAAGCTAGTCCGGAAATTCCGAAGAGCTGTCTGTCTAAGCGAGGCCAGACCTGTCTGTAGCGCTGTATCAAAAGCAAGGCCGGAGAAATCCGAAGAGCTGTTCTTGAGCAAGTGAGCACAGTCCCCGACTGTAGCGCTGTATTTCAAAGCTAGCCCGGAAATACCGAAGAGCTGTCTGTCTAAGCGAGGCCAGACCTGTCTGTAGCGCTGTATCAAAAGCAAGTCCGGAGAAAACCGAAGAGCTGTTCATTAACAAGCGAGTCCAGTCCCCGGCTGTAGCGCTGTATTTAAAGCTAGACCGAAAATTTCGCAGAGCTGCTTGTGCAAGCGAGAACAGATCTGGCTGTAACGCTGTGCTGAGCAAACCTAGATAAAtcctagaaaaaaaaagatactgTTAAGGAAAATACGACCAGTTTTTGCAGAGCTGTTCTATCAGCTTGTCCGAAGGAAAGTAAAAAAGGAATAATATTTAGGAATTGATTGATTAGTTAAATATTTGATTActgattaaataaaaaaatgacgtaaaaaaaacaaaacaaaacaaaaaaactttttttatgtttgtttgttttgctccctTTTAGATGAACGACAATAAACGATTCTACGTATCCTTGGGTGCGTTTAACGACAAAGCGGATGCCAATGATTTACGTCGTGAATGGGAAGAGTGGCATCGCGCCTTCGAGCTGTTgatgcaaatggaaaatgttgaGTCTCAATCACATAAACTCATATCAATGCTAACCTTGGGGGGCAGAGGACTACAACgcattttttacaatttacggCCAATTGCTGGAGAAGTCAATCCGGCACCTGTTAAAGTACCATTGATACCGCAAGACGTACCGGAATATGACAACGCTGTCAAACGACTAAGAGCTTTCTTTATGGGAAAAAGGAACGAGCGAGTAGACCTAGAAGTATTTCGCTCCTTGAAACAGATGCCTGATGAGTCTTTTAACAACTTCATGCTTAGACTCCGGGATCAAGCTGCTAGATGCGAATTTTCCACGCGTGAGGAGACTGAACTTCTCCAGCAAATCACGATTGGTGCTCGAGACGAGAAGGTACGAGACAAAGGACTGGAAAATGTGATGAGTCTGGATGAGGTCATGGTATACGCCATGAACCGAGAGATTCTTCAGCAGCAACGGGAGAAGCATAAACCATTTCTGGATGATTCAAGCGTTAACAGGGTTAATTCAAACCGCCGAGATACAAGCCGGCCAAATGAACGAAATCATCCGTATGAAAGGCGTCATTCACCTCGTCGGGAATATTCATCAGGTCAAAGGTCCTATGGCGACTGTAAGCGTTGTGGTTCATCTCGTCATTCGGAGCACTCACAAGAATGTTTTGCTAGAAATGCTCGATGTAATAATTGTGGTGAACGCGGTCATTATGCTAGGAAGTGCGCAAGTAAAAAAGCTCAGCAGACAAATCGATTTTCGGGACGCGAACCCAGACGTGAATTTAACCGAGATTTTAGTCGTAGGTTTGGGCGTGAAGCAAACTCAGTAAGGGCACCTCAATCATGGGAGGAAGAGGATCTGCATCGCCCAGCTAAGAATGAAAACTCTAAGGTGGTGTAATCGTAcatgttattttgtttatctctTGAATTCTAATTATATTTTGTGAACTGTATATTGataaaacttaaaaatataatttttaagtttttacatTAGGTTGCAGCAGTTGGTTCAGACAGTAATTCAGTAATTTGTCGTATCGATGAGATACCAGTGGATTTCGTTATAGATTCAGGATCTTCTATTAACACTGTGACAGAAGCTGTTTGGCACAAATTGATTACTGGGAAAGCACacttagggtaaatgtaccaatagtggtgcactTTGTGGAAGTACGGAtatattttaatggatttaaagtgtcaggagggacaatttctgaatattttaacacataacagttggaatatgtcttatcttcgcaatcacaaccatttttaccatgaaacacatcaaatttacgaaaaaatatacatttttgtgattgcttcgttgtacctataatggtgatatggttcctatagtcgtcgtattgtgttcctatagtggtggtaaacaaagatgcctcaaaacagtgtataatatcaatataacttagttttgaagctgttttcgtgtgaatagcaaggattactgtcataataatgatttctttcataatgtgatcgtaaaaaatgtatgaatttggttgatgaaaatattgactaaagtactgaataacacctgtcgtcaactcATACCCAGCagagtttgcttgatttaaagtcgatttttcactcagccaatttagcgaattttggcctttgtttgataaattacttacaaaaaactcatttttgttgcttattttaatgaaaacagtacgacatgtcaaaaatgtcgtcgaataaaatctaaaattacatgtttttattgaatttagaactaggaccactataggaacatgcctgtttggtgtacctataatggcactatcgtaaaaaacacttaaaaatacgtaaatatggtcaaaagccaatgaatttgaataaaacaatatcatttgataacaattatgttaaaaaactaataattgcgttgttatgtggtcatttagaacgttaacaaaaatatgagcatcgttatgaaatcctaaggattttggaaaaatgtggataccttttacaaaataatggatttttcggtcactaagaaacggaatggccccatttcattgttaaatcctttgtaaaaggctagagaacatttcacactatcataaataacttaactacagttaatttatcgtatgagacgcattttagtgcaataccaccactattggtactagcaccactataggtacgtttaccctatttaaaaaaaacttcagtGCGATCGTAAATTCTACGCATATGCCAACCGAATTCCGTTGACTGTGAAAGCAATTTTTGAAGCATGGATATCAGTAAATTCATCCAAACCCACGAGTTATGAGgaatttttttgtgattaaCGATGCTCATAGGTGCCTTCTCAGTAAACGTACTTCCGAGAAACTAAAACTGTTAAAAATCGGACTTGATGTTCTTCATGTAAATGGGTTGGAACAAGAAGCTTGTCCATTTCCCAAATTTCCTGGAGTACAAGTTAAACTGTCGATCGATCGGACAATTCCACCAAAGAAATTGGCGTATTTAAGAATCCCAGCCGCAATGGAACAAAAGGTAGACCAAAAGATACAGGAAATGCTCCAGAGTGATGTGATAGAAAAAGTTGAAGGGCCGGCTGATTGGATATCGCCTATGGTGGTAGTCCCAAAAGGCAAGGATGACATTAGAATATGTATCAACATGAAACACCCAAATGAGGCAATTCAACGAGAACATTTTCCTTTGCCTGtcattgatacatttttgaatAAGCTCAGGGGATGTAAATTCTTTTCACGGATAGATATAACTTCAGCATACCATCATGTCGAACTTCATCCGGACTCTAGAAGTGTCACAACATTTATGACAAGCATGGAGTTAATGCGCTTTAAGCGGCTTATGTTTGGCATTAATTGTGCCCCCGAAATTTTTCagcgaaaaatggcaaacatgCTTGATGCCATTGAAGGGGTCATAGTTTATATCGACGATATCGTTGTTTCGGGTCGCACAAAAGAAGAACATGACAAGAGATTGCAGCAAGTTCTCATAGTACTGGAAAACAATAATGCCATGTTAAACAAGAGTAAATGCGTGTTTGGAGTGGAAAAACTGGAAATACTTGGATTCGAAGTAAGCGCCCAAGGTATCAGTCCGTCTGAAAAGAAAGTGGAGGCGATTAAAAATTTTCGTACCCCCTCATCAAAAGGAGAAGTACGTAGTTTTCTAGGACTTCTTAACTTTGTGGGTCACTTTGTTCCAAACTTATCATCTAGAACAGAACCGCTAAGAAAGTTTATTCGTGATGAAGTAACAGTATTCGGTGAAGAACAGATGAGAGCTTTTAATGATTTACGACTCGAGCTGTGTAATAATGTAAGAGAACTGGGGTTCTTTGTCTCTAAAGACCCTACAGCCTTATACGTGGATGCATCGCCTGTTGGCCTTGGAGTGGTTTTAACCCAAAATGATCGGCATACGAATAAGGCAAGAATTATAAGCTTCGCTTCCAAAGGCCTATCTCCAGTTGAACGTGTATACCCGCAAACACAGCGCGAAGCACTCGCAGTTGTGTGGGCTGTAGAAAAATGGTGCTTATATCTCTTCggaattaaattcaaaatctTCACGGATCACAAAACCCTTGAGTTTATATACGGGGGTAAGCATCGTGATGGACGACGAGCCTGTTCAAGGGCAGAGGGTTGGGCTCTCCGCTTGCAACCATATGATTTTGAGATTAAATACATTCCTGGGTCAACAAATATATCAGACACATTGTCTCGTCTAGTATCTGAGCCAGGTAAACCATTTGAGGAAAATGCGGAACATTTTCTCTTTGCAATAAATCCAGGAGACTTGGCCATCACAATGgacgaaataaaaaaggagACTGTCAATGACGAAACACTTACGGCTGTAATTGAAGCATTAAAGTCAAAACAATGGTCCCCGGAGTTATTTAGATACCAGGCATTTGAAAAGGAGCTTTCGGTAATTGATGGCGTTGTAGTGAGAGAAGATCGCATAGTACTACCATTGAAGTTGCGAAAGAGAACATTAACCATTGCGCATCGGGGACATCCTGGAATTGTTGCGATGCGAAGGAACTTAAGAGAAAAGATTTGGTGGCCATGTATGGACCGAGATGTGACAGAAGCAGTCCGAGAGTGTGTTGGCTGCACGGCCGTTAGAAAGGAACATCCTCCGGAGCCGATGATACGTAAAGAGATGCCTGATCGTGCATGGCAAGAAATTGGCATTGACTTTTTCTCTGCCAAAGAATGTGCCACATTTCTTGTCATAGTTGACTATTACAGTCGGTTTATAAAAGTaatagaaatgaaaaatacgAACGCAACCAAAACAATCGAAGCTCTGGAAATGGTTTTCCGCGAACAGACGTATCCCGAATCTATTCGCTCTGACAATGGCCCACCATTTGCGAGCGAGGAGTTTGCCGACTACTGTAAgagtaaaaacatgaaacacatACGCACTATCCCCTATTGGCCCCAAATGAATGGTTTGGTTGAGAGGTAAAACCAGGGGATTTTAAGAGTTTTGCGGATTGCAAAGGCCACTGCAACTGATTGGCGGAAAGCTGTGGAGGATTATGTGTATATGTACAATACTACACCGCATTCCGTCACTGAGAAAGCACCGTTGGAACTATTAACCGGGCGTCCGGTCAAAGATCTCCTACCATCTCTGAGAACAGATCCACATTGGCACCGCGATGAAGAAGTGAGAGATAAAGATGCAATCAAAAAGATGCAAGGGAAACACTACGCAGACGTTCGCAGACACGCTAAACCATCAAATATTAACGTAGGGGATTCCGTTATGTTACGTAATTTTGAAACTGGGAAACTTGAACCTAAGTTCAAACTCCAAAAATTTACTGTGCtagaaaagaagggaaacgATACCATCGTTGCTAATGAAGAAGGTGTACGGTATCGACGTTCAATAACACATCTACGGAAATTCCCATCCCAATTTGAAAACGATATTCCGCCATCAAAAATTCCCAGACCTCAACAAAATAACCCAGAAAAGCCATTGACATCCGACAAACCAAAACCCCTAGCACCAAAGCGAGAACAAAAATTTAATCATGTTTTGAAGCATCCAGTAAAGCGACTAGTAAGAAATAAGAAGTTACCTCTCAGATATCGGCAGGAAtaattgtatgtgtgtttcaatttcaaacacgGCCTTAGCAGTAATAATTAGAATACAACGGAAGAGAAAaatcgtcatttttttttttgcaaagaactcaaataaaatttaaatgaattaATGGCATATCCTTTGCCatgtctagttttttttttcttctttcttcctttctctatttttttgtggagaagaagaaggatgtAGAGTTCGCTAGGTTTCACACCGGTAGAGTTTGGTTGGTGTGACGCGTCTTCGAGCGTATTGGACGCCCACCGTGACAATAAGATAAACCTTGGTCGGTGGTTGTCAAAAAAGTAACTAGATTGACAACGCCAAGGACGGGAAATTTAAGGGGACGCCACTCGAATGCCGGAAAGTAACTAAGGTGGAGTGATTTGGAAATATAGAGAACCCAACAGTCAGGTTTTCTAGGCGCGTCTATTATGCTACTAATCGCCGTTTTCACTGATCGCACCAGTCTTTCCCATGCGCCACCCATGTGTGGCGTTGCTGGGGGTATAAAGTTCCAACTAGTATGTGGACTCGTAAATGTCAACGCAAGGGTTTCGTCGAGCTCCATTCTAAGCTCGTTACTAACTCCTTGAAAACATGTTGCATTGTCTGACCAGAATTCTAATGGTGTACCTCTTCTGGCCATAAATCGTTTCACTGCCATAATGCA encodes the following:
- the LOC133391870 gene encoding uncharacterized protein LOC133391870, producing the protein MMNDNKRFYVSLGAFNDKADANDLRREWEEWHRAFELLMQMENVESQSHKLISMLTLGGRGLQRIFYNLRPIAGEVNPAPVKVPLIPQDVPEYDNAVKRLRAFFMGKRNERVDLEVFRSLKQMPDESFNNFMLRLRDQAARCEFSTREETELLQQITIGARDEKVRDKGLENVMSLDEVMVYAMNREILQQQREKHKPFLDDSSVNRVNSNRRDTSRPNERNHPYERRHSPRREYSSGQRSYGDCKRCGSSRHSEHSQECFARNARCNNCGERGHYARKCASKKAQQTNRFSGREPRREFNRDFSRRFGREANSVRAPQSWEEEDLHRPAKNENSKVV